The following are encoded together in the Flavihumibacter fluvii genome:
- a CDS encoding polyprenyl synthetase family protein produces MSISPSVIAEELEIFESRFKDAVKSQVPMLDRITRFIVKRKGKQLRPMFVLLTAKLCGGITESTYRAASLVELLHTATLVHDDVVDESMERRGFFSTYALWKTKVSVLIGDYLLAKGLLLSLDNNDFRILQLLSEAVRRMSEGELLQIEKSRTLNLDESVYFEIISNKTASLLASACAAGAFSAISSETQAEQMRNFGEKVGIAFQIKDDLFDYGAADVGKPTGNDIKEKKLTLPLIYTLSKADSATRRKIINTIKNDSRNTKKVKEVIAAVNAAGGIEYAADKMNRYRDEALAILHEFPESESRKALEELVRFTTDRKY; encoded by the coding sequence ATGAGTATATCACCGTCAGTAATAGCCGAAGAACTGGAAATATTCGAAAGCAGATTTAAGGATGCCGTAAAAAGCCAGGTCCCGATGCTGGACCGGATTACCCGCTTCATTGTAAAAAGAAAGGGAAAACAGCTAAGGCCCATGTTTGTGCTGTTAACAGCTAAATTGTGCGGCGGGATCACAGAAAGTACCTACAGGGCTGCTTCTTTGGTGGAATTACTGCATACGGCAACCCTGGTTCATGATGATGTGGTGGACGAATCCATGGAAAGGCGGGGCTTTTTCTCGACCTATGCCCTCTGGAAGACCAAGGTTTCGGTGCTGATCGGAGATTACCTGCTGGCAAAAGGGCTTCTGCTGTCCCTCGACAATAATGATTTCAGGATCCTCCAGCTACTTTCCGAGGCGGTAAGGCGGATGAGTGAAGGTGAATTACTGCAAATTGAGAAATCCAGGACTCTCAACCTTGATGAATCGGTCTATTTCGAGATTATCAGTAATAAAACCGCTTCCCTCCTCGCTTCAGCCTGCGCTGCCGGGGCTTTTTCGGCAATTTCCAGCGAAACCCAAGCCGAACAGATGCGCAATTTTGGTGAAAAAGTGGGCATTGCCTTCCAGATCAAGGATGACCTCTTCGATTATGGTGCGGCCGATGTAGGAAAGCCTACAGGCAATGATATCAAGGAGAAAAAACTTACCTTACCATTAATCTATACGCTCAGTAAGGCCGATTCGGCCACCCGGCGAAAAATCATCAATACGATTAAAAACGATAGCAGGAATACCAAAAAGGTGAAGGAAGTGATCGCTGCTGTTAATGCCGCCGGTGGCATCGAATACGCAGCCGATAAGATGAACCGTTACCGGGATGAAGCCCTGGCTATTTTACACGAATTCCCCGAAAGCGAAAGCAGGAAGGCACTTGAAGAACTGGTCCGCTTTACCACCGACCGCAAATATTAA
- the htpG gene encoding molecular chaperone HtpG, with protein MQKGSIRVQTENIFPIIKKFLYSEHDIFLRELISNAVDATQKLKTLSSIGEAKGELGDLSIVVSIDKEAKTLTISDKGVGMTGEEVDKYLNQVAFSGAEEFLNKYKGQNENNIIGHFGLGFYSSFMVSDKVEVITRSFNEAPAVKWECDGSPEYELTGITKENRGTDIVLHINEESQEFLEPARIKTVLNRFCRFLPVPIFFEGEQVNNPTPAWTRKPADLSPEDYQAFYKELYPYNEPPLFWIHLNVDYPFNLTGILYFPKIKQSFEIQKDKIQLYSNQVFVTDEVKDIVPEFLMLLQGVIDSPDIPLNVSRSYLQGDPNVKKINNHITKKVADKLEEIFNKDRKEFEEKWENLGLFVKYGMMTDDKFLDKAVKFHIMQDATGESFYTIDEYKAITADLQKNKEGKQVIIYSTEPVQQDAFIKAAVDKGYKVVKLETIVDAAFINQMEMKWADVHFIRVDADIADNLVDKQESSESVLSKEQEEQLKKLFEQQSAGLHLSVEVKGLSKDAAPVIATRPEFMRRMKDMAAVSGPMGSFYASMPDEVTLTVNGNHAIYQQILSLGEDNKKEKLTHNLADLALLSQGLLKGAALTSFIERSVELMANSPS; from the coding sequence ATGCAAAAAGGTAGTATCCGGGTACAAACAGAGAACATTTTCCCCATAATTAAGAAATTCCTGTACAGCGAACACGATATTTTCCTTCGTGAACTGATCAGTAATGCAGTAGATGCCACCCAAAAGCTGAAAACACTCTCCTCCATCGGTGAAGCCAAGGGGGAATTGGGTGACCTTTCCATTGTGGTTTCCATAGACAAAGAAGCGAAAACCCTCACTATTTCCGATAAGGGTGTGGGCATGACCGGCGAAGAAGTTGATAAATACCTTAACCAGGTAGCATTTTCCGGCGCAGAAGAGTTCCTGAACAAATACAAAGGCCAGAACGAAAACAATATTATCGGGCATTTCGGACTCGGTTTTTATTCCTCATTTATGGTGAGTGACAAAGTGGAAGTAATTACCCGCAGTTTTAATGAAGCGCCGGCAGTTAAATGGGAATGTGATGGTAGTCCGGAATACGAACTTACCGGGATAACCAAAGAGAACAGGGGGACTGATATTGTTCTTCATATAAACGAAGAAAGCCAGGAATTCCTGGAGCCAGCCCGCATAAAAACTGTGCTGAACCGGTTCTGCCGTTTCCTGCCTGTGCCTATTTTCTTTGAAGGCGAACAGGTCAATAACCCAACGCCGGCATGGACACGCAAGCCTGCTGATTTATCGCCTGAAGATTACCAGGCTTTTTACAAGGAACTTTATCCCTATAATGAACCGCCTTTATTCTGGATCCACCTCAACGTGGATTACCCCTTCAACCTTACCGGCATTTTGTATTTCCCGAAGATCAAACAGAGTTTTGAGATTCAGAAAGACAAGATCCAGCTCTATAGCAACCAGGTTTTTGTTACAGATGAAGTAAAGGATATCGTTCCCGAATTCCTGATGCTGCTGCAAGGCGTGATCGATAGCCCGGATATACCGCTTAACGTTAGCCGAAGTTACCTGCAGGGCGATCCTAACGTTAAAAAGATCAACAACCACATCACGAAGAAAGTCGCTGATAAACTTGAGGAAATTTTTAATAAGGACCGAAAGGAGTTTGAGGAGAAATGGGAAAACCTGGGATTGTTTGTGAAATATGGCATGATGACCGATGATAAGTTCCTTGACAAGGCGGTGAAATTCCATATCATGCAGGACGCAACGGGCGAAAGCTTTTATACCATTGATGAATATAAAGCCATCACCGCCGACCTGCAGAAAAACAAGGAAGGCAAACAGGTGATTATTTACTCCACTGAACCTGTTCAGCAGGATGCTTTCATAAAAGCGGCTGTTGATAAAGGTTATAAAGTTGTGAAGCTGGAAACTATTGTTGATGCTGCATTCATTAACCAGATGGAAATGAAATGGGCTGATGTCCATTTTATCAGGGTGGATGCCGATATCGCGGATAACCTGGTCGACAAACAAGAGAGCAGCGAATCAGTGCTTTCAAAAGAACAGGAAGAACAATTGAAAAAATTATTTGAGCAACAGTCTGCCGGGCTGCACCTCTCTGTTGAAGTTAAAGGCCTGAGCAAAGATGCTGCACCCGTAATTGCCACAAGACCAGAATTCATGCGCAGGATGAAAGATATGGCTGCAGTAAGCGGACCAATGGGTAGTTTTTATGCCAGCATGCCCGATGAAGTAACCCTTACGGTTAATGGCAATCACGCCATTTACCAGCAAATATTATCATTAGGTGAGGATAATAAAAAGGAAAAACTTACACATAACCTGGCGGACCTGGCTTTGTTATCGCAAGGTTTGCTGAAAGGCGCCGCGCTAACCTCGTTTATCGAACGCAGTGTTGAATTAATGGCGAACAGTCCATCTTAA
- a CDS encoding MGH1-like glycoside hydrolase domain-containing protein, giving the protein MHEHLFQAAEQKRLDANAKKPTPLELWGPYLSERQWGTVREDYSANGDAWNYLTHDQARSKAYRWGEDGIAGISDYNQYLCFALTLWNHKDPILKERMFGLTNGEGNHGEDCKELYYFLDNVPTHSYMRMLYKYPQAAFPYEELVRVNREKGKADPEFEILDTGIFEDNRYFDVYTEYAKIDSNDIMIRITVINRSDEPAPLTVMPTLWFRNNWSFHPNVAKPQLNLSENEFGQFITVKHAHLSNYHLYFNQPADMVLFTENETNLEKLYGIHNPHPCVKDAFHDVIAGGKKDLLTGKTEGTKASPVYRLIIKGHGKEEIYLRLSNGLITGSPLEDPGKIFEKRIIEKDEFNKCIAPLNADADLTNIMNQAIAGLIWSKQFYYYDVDEWLNGDKSMPPPPPERLMGRNKEWSFLNNRDIILMPDTWEFPWYASWDLAFHCIPMAFVDPVFAKHQMVLLLREWYMSPMGQLPAYEWNFSDVNPPVHAWASLNIYRIEKAVHGRADVDFLKRIFQKLLINFTWWVNRKDKDGNNLFEGGFLGLDNIGVINRNEIPAGYTLEQVDGTSWMAMYALNMLDMALEIAKTDKTFEDVATKFYEHFVLISASLNEAHLWHKEDEFFYDVLIDPVGGLYPIRVRSVVGLSVLFGVSVIPGETMTALKDFERRTEWFKDNRKVRGRYLPNEERKEDKAVLLTLIHRGKLEKILKTLFDEDEFLAPGGIRGLSKYHLEHPWHYFNGDKNFDIKYDPAESTTDMFGGNSNWRGPIWLPINYLIIKSLKKYHQFYGDQFKVEFPTGSGNWMNLGEVSNELARRVISIFRKDAMDNRPVHSDHAAFYNRPENRNLVLFYEYFHGDLSRGVGASHQTGWTALVAELINDDSWEWE; this is encoded by the coding sequence ATGCATGAGCATCTTTTCCAGGCTGCAGAGCAAAAACGGTTAGACGCGAATGCGAAAAAACCTACGCCGCTTGAACTTTGGGGGCCATACCTCAGTGAAAGGCAATGGGGTACTGTCCGCGAAGACTATAGCGCCAATGGTGATGCGTGGAATTATCTTACGCACGACCAGGCCCGTTCAAAAGCCTACCGGTGGGGCGAAGATGGGATTGCCGGGATCTCAGATTATAACCAGTATCTCTGCTTTGCACTTACATTATGGAACCATAAGGATCCCATCCTGAAAGAAAGAATGTTTGGACTGACTAATGGTGAAGGGAATCATGGCGAAGATTGCAAGGAACTGTACTATTTCCTCGATAATGTGCCCACCCATAGTTATATGCGGATGTTGTATAAGTACCCGCAGGCCGCCTTCCCATACGAAGAACTTGTCCGGGTCAACCGCGAAAAAGGGAAAGCTGACCCGGAATTTGAAATACTGGATACCGGAATATTTGAGGATAACCGCTATTTCGATGTATATACCGAATATGCCAAGATCGACAGCAACGATATCATGATCCGCATTACTGTCATTAACCGGAGCGATGAACCGGCTCCTCTAACGGTGATGCCTACGCTATGGTTCAGGAACAACTGGTCCTTTCACCCGAATGTCGCAAAGCCGCAATTGAACCTTTCAGAGAATGAGTTTGGTCAGTTTATTACTGTGAAACATGCACACTTAAGCAATTATCATTTGTACTTTAATCAGCCTGCTGACATGGTTTTGTTTACTGAAAATGAAACCAACCTGGAGAAATTATATGGCATCCATAATCCTCACCCATGCGTAAAAGATGCATTTCATGATGTGATCGCAGGTGGAAAGAAAGATTTGTTAACAGGCAAAACGGAAGGCACCAAAGCGTCGCCGGTATACCGGTTAATAATTAAGGGTCATGGTAAGGAAGAAATCTACCTTAGGTTATCAAATGGGTTAATCACTGGTTCGCCATTGGAAGATCCCGGCAAAATTTTCGAGAAGCGTATTATTGAAAAGGATGAATTCAATAAATGCATCGCACCGTTAAATGCTGATGCAGATCTCACTAATATTATGAACCAGGCTATTGCCGGTCTTATTTGGAGTAAGCAGTTTTATTATTATGATGTGGATGAATGGTTAAATGGGGACAAATCCATGCCACCACCACCACCCGAACGGCTGATGGGCCGTAACAAGGAATGGAGTTTTCTCAATAACCGCGACATTATTTTAATGCCAGACACCTGGGAATTTCCCTGGTATGCTTCCTGGGATTTGGCATTTCACTGCATTCCAATGGCATTTGTGGATCCGGTTTTTGCCAAACATCAAATGGTATTATTGCTTCGGGAATGGTATATGAGTCCAATGGGTCAACTGCCTGCATATGAATGGAATTTCTCGGACGTCAATCCGCCTGTTCATGCCTGGGCCAGCCTGAATATTTACAGGATAGAAAAAGCTGTTCATGGAAGGGCTGATGTTGACTTCCTGAAAAGGATTTTCCAGAAACTGCTGATCAATTTCACGTGGTGGGTTAACCGCAAAGACAAAGATGGTAATAACCTTTTTGAAGGCGGCTTCCTGGGTCTGGATAATATTGGGGTGATCAACCGTAATGAGATCCCTGCCGGTTATACGCTGGAGCAGGTGGATGGGACCAGCTGGATGGCTATGTATGCCTTGAATATGCTGGATATGGCACTGGAGATAGCCAAAACAGATAAGACCTTTGAAGATGTTGCGACCAAATTTTATGAACATTTCGTACTGATATCAGCTTCATTGAACGAGGCCCACTTATGGCATAAGGAAGACGAGTTTTTTTACGATGTACTCATTGATCCGGTTGGTGGTTTATATCCCATCAGGGTAAGGTCTGTGGTTGGGCTAAGCGTATTATTCGGGGTTTCGGTTATACCAGGTGAGACCATGACCGCATTAAAGGATTTTGAAAGGCGTACCGAATGGTTCAAGGACAATCGGAAAGTGCGGGGGCGCTACCTTCCAAATGAAGAAAGGAAGGAGGATAAAGCGGTGCTGCTAACGCTTATCCATAGGGGAAAACTTGAAAAGATACTGAAGACACTATTTGATGAGGATGAGTTCCTGGCTCCTGGAGGCATCAGGGGTTTATCGAAATACCACCTGGAGCATCCCTGGCATTATTTCAATGGCGATAAGAATTTTGACATAAAATATGACCCCGCAGAATCCACTACTGATATGTTTGGAGGCAATTCTAACTGGCGGGGACCGATCTGGCTGCCGATTAATTACCTGATCATTAAGTCCCTCAAAAAGTACCACCAGTTTTATGGCGACCAGTTTAAAGTGGAATTTCCGACAGGCTCTGGCAACTGGATGAACCTGGGTGAGGTTTCTAATGAATTAGCGAGGCGGGTGATCAGTATTTTCAGGAAAGATGCAATGGATAACCGGCCTGTGCATAGCGATCATGCGGCATTTTATAATCGGCCGGAAAACAGGAACCTGGTGTTGTTCTATGAATATTTCCATGGCGATCTTTCACGGGGGGTAGGGGCATCGCACCAAACTGGTTGGACCGCATTGGTGGCGGAACTGATAAACGATGATTCATGGGAATGGGAATAA
- a CDS encoding OmpA family protein has product MNNTYPFPAKPRNQWEIGIKGGLFNIYGDVPSDGLNFGGGLHVRKALGYVVSLRTEFMYGVGKGLNWKERTAGFSAPARAAGYGQVAAPTFFDNYKTTMKDLNLQAVFSLNNIRFHTAQSKWNAYGFLGGGISWWKTKVNALDGNNNPYTYGSVSNPNDYSERKKTKDELKAIMDDSYESDGETDGEARSVFSGNTLKPNFNLGAGFTYRLSKKLNLSIEDKLTITKSDLLDGQRYQNVRVNNNSPFSNVLTPDYDTYNYLTVGLNVNLGKNATEPLYWLNPLDYAYNELNAPKHMKLPKPILDDADGDGVTDQFDLEPNTPSGAPVDSHGVSKDTDGDGVPDFKDKELITPTQCQPVDADGIGKCPEPPCCKELRENGFTAKNACSIGDLPSITFPGRTVSLDNDSKAVLASVAEKIRNNPNCKIAVIGYGESSKSAQQLSWDRVNAVINYMVEKEGISADRFIFKYGEGGGDPNTVDLRDGTAEEGPNAVPAPHPNLRKKG; this is encoded by the coding sequence ATGAACAACACCTATCCTTTTCCTGCAAAACCACGCAATCAGTGGGAAATAGGGATTAAAGGCGGGTTGTTTAACATTTATGGGGATGTGCCCTCAGATGGCTTGAATTTTGGTGGTGGCCTTCATGTTAGAAAGGCGCTTGGGTATGTGGTTTCCCTGAGAACTGAATTTATGTATGGGGTTGGTAAAGGCCTGAATTGGAAAGAGAGGACCGCAGGATTTAGTGCGCCGGCCCGTGCAGCAGGCTATGGCCAGGTTGCAGCACCGACCTTCTTTGATAATTACAAGACAACGATGAAGGACCTGAATCTTCAGGCCGTTTTCTCTTTAAATAATATCAGGTTCCATACGGCCCAGTCCAAATGGAATGCCTATGGATTTTTGGGTGGGGGTATTTCCTGGTGGAAAACGAAGGTTAATGCCCTGGATGGCAATAATAATCCCTATACTTATGGTAGCGTAAGCAATCCAAACGATTATAGTGAAAGGAAAAAGACCAAGGATGAGCTTAAAGCCATTATGGATGACAGCTACGAATCAGATGGTGAAACTGATGGTGAAGCAAGGTCTGTATTTAGTGGAAACACCTTGAAACCAAACTTTAACCTGGGTGCTGGTTTTACCTACAGGCTGAGTAAAAAGCTTAACCTCTCAATTGAAGATAAACTGACCATTACCAAAAGTGACCTTTTGGATGGACAGCGCTATCAGAATGTAAGGGTTAACAATAACAGCCCTTTCAGCAATGTTCTTACACCGGACTATGATACCTACAATTACCTGACAGTTGGATTGAATGTCAATCTTGGTAAGAATGCTACAGAGCCTTTATACTGGCTGAATCCACTTGATTACGCCTATAATGAACTGAATGCCCCCAAACACATGAAACTGCCAAAACCCATTCTGGATGATGCTGATGGTGATGGCGTTACTGACCAGTTTGACCTTGAGCCAAATACACCTTCAGGTGCCCCGGTTGATAGCCATGGTGTGAGTAAGGATACGGATGGTGATGGTGTTCCTGACTTTAAAGACAAGGAACTCATTACCCCTACACAATGTCAGCCTGTTGACGCTGATGGTATTGGAAAATGTCCAGAGCCTCCTTGTTGTAAAGAACTTCGCGAGAATGGATTTACTGCAAAGAATGCTTGTAGCATTGGTGATTTGCCAAGTATTACATTCCCTGGCCGTACAGTTAGCCTTGACAACGATTCTAAAGCAGTCCTGGCCAGTGTTGCAGAGAAAATCCGCAACAACCCGAACTGTAAGATCGCTGTAATTGGTTATGGTGAGTCCAGCAAGTCTGCACAGCAGCTGAGCTGGGATCGTGTAAACGCGGTGATCAACTACATGGTGGAGAAAGAAGGTATCAGCGCCGACCGCTTTATCTTCAAATATGGTGAAGGCGGCGGGGATCCAAATACAGTGGACCTGCGCGACGGAACTGCTGAAGAAGGTCCGAATGCAGTGCCTGCACCGCACCCGAACCTCCGTAAAAAAGGATAA
- a CDS encoding RNA recognition motif domain-containing protein, with the protein MNIYVGNLSWDLTEQDLQEMFAPYGEVISAKIVTDKFNNNRSKGFGFVEMTDAEAGNAAIAALHGTEVQGRSIVVNESQPREGGSGGGGFKKKSFGGGGGGSRGGYGGGGGGSRGGSGYGGGGNRSGGGGYGGGRGGYGGGGRDY; encoded by the coding sequence ATGAACATTTACGTTGGCAATCTCAGTTGGGATCTCACTGAGCAGGATCTGCAGGAGATGTTCGCCCCTTATGGCGAAGTTATTTCCGCAAAAATCGTTACAGACAAATTCAACAACAATCGCAGCAAGGGTTTCGGTTTCGTAGAGATGACCGATGCAGAAGCTGGTAATGCGGCTATTGCAGCGCTTCACGGAACTGAAGTGCAAGGTCGTAGCATTGTTGTGAACGAATCACAACCTCGCGAAGGCGGTTCAGGTGGTGGTGGATTCAAGAAGAAAAGCTTCGGTGGCGGCGGCGGCGGTAGTCGTGGCGGTTACGGTGGCGGCGGCGGCGGAAGTCGCGGCGGTAGCGGTTACGGCGGCGGTGGCAACCGTAGCGGTGGTGGCGGTTACGGCGGTGGCCGTGGCGGTTACGGTGGCGGCGGTCGTGATTATTAA
- the rplI gene encoding 50S ribosomal protein L9, with translation MQVILIQDVDNLGGANELVAVKNGYARNFLIPKKLAIEASPSNLKQLEEKLKVKKKKEDKMLAEINQVIAKLQDGALKLGAKTGTSGKIFGSVTSLQLSRAIREQKGYEIDRKRIHITDEVKELGQYKATIDFGNGKSTEVEFEVVAE, from the coding sequence ATGCAAGTAATTCTTATTCAAGACGTAGATAACCTGGGCGGAGCCAATGAATTGGTGGCCGTAAAGAATGGTTATGCCCGTAACTTCCTCATTCCCAAGAAATTGGCTATTGAGGCTTCGCCTTCAAACCTGAAGCAACTCGAAGAGAAGCTGAAAGTGAAAAAGAAGAAAGAAGACAAAATGCTGGCTGAAATCAACCAGGTGATCGCGAAACTGCAGGACGGAGCCCTGAAGCTGGGTGCCAAAACAGGTACAAGCGGAAAGATCTTCGGAAGTGTAACTTCACTGCAGCTTTCCCGTGCTATCCGTGAGCAGAAAGGCTATGAAATTGACCGTAAAAGGATCCATATCACCGACGAGGTGAAGGAACTGGGCCAGTATAAGGCCACGATCGACTTCGGAAACGGAAAAAGTACAGAAGTTGAATTCGAAGTGGTCGCTGAATAA
- the rpsR gene encoding 30S ribosomal protein S18 yields MAKNEIKYLTAIKTEKRAKKFCRFKKYGIKYVDYKDGEFLKKFLNEQGKMLPRRLTGNSLKFQRKVAEAVKKARQMAILPYVTDLFK; encoded by the coding sequence ATGGCAAAGAACGAAATTAAGTACCTGACCGCGATTAAGACCGAGAAGCGTGCGAAGAAATTCTGCCGTTTCAAGAAGTACGGTATCAAGTACGTAGACTACAAAGACGGTGAATTTTTAAAGAAATTCCTGAATGAGCAGGGCAAGATGTTACCCCGTCGTTTGACTGGTAACAGCCTGAAATTTCAGCGTAAGGTTGCAGAAGCAGTGAAAAAAGCCCGTCAGATGGCTATCCTGCCCTATGTGACTGACCTGTTCAAGTAA
- the recJ gene encoding single-stranded-DNA-specific exonuclease RecJ yields MEKRWKLLEAATPEVESLHQKLGISRSICKILVQRGIRDYEAARAFFRPSLDQLHDPMLMKDMDKAVSRIMKAMKSREKILVFGDYDVDGTTAVASMYQFLLQVYESDRLDFYIPHRYKEGYGVSKNGIDYAAETGVTLIISLDCGIKSTDLVAYALELGIEFIICDHHQPDPVLPPATAILNPKQLDCPYPYKELCGCGVGFKLITALSRHIGLSDEYYLCYLDLVATAIAADIVPVTGENRVLSYFGLKKVNEHPSPGIKALIDLAGLSGQPLQANSLIFVIAPRVNAAGRMDDAKIAVQLFIEKDPEKLKGFANLLHSHNDDRKEADLLITEEALAMIIADQQYTGRKSTMVFQPHWHKGVVGIVASRLIDRYYRPTIVLTQSGDIVAGSARSVAGFNLYEAIHACREHLIGYGGHFAAAGMTLEPEKVEAFRSKFEEVVSANITEEQLVPELLIDAEVQFSELKPAFHNIIRQMEPFGPENTKPLWLARNVRNNGWSRVVKETHIKFTLIQGNITFSGIGFNLAKKFPLLQKDAPVDIVFTLEENDWNGNKQLQLKVVDLRAG; encoded by the coding sequence ATGGAAAAGCGATGGAAATTATTAGAAGCGGCAACTCCTGAGGTGGAATCCCTGCACCAAAAGTTGGGAATCAGCCGGTCCATCTGCAAAATCCTGGTCCAAAGGGGCATACGCGATTATGAGGCTGCCCGGGCCTTTTTCAGGCCTTCCCTTGATCAATTGCACGACCCCATGCTGATGAAAGACATGGATAAAGCGGTCAGCCGGATCATGAAGGCCATGAAATCAAGGGAAAAAATCCTTGTTTTCGGAGATTATGATGTGGATGGCACTACTGCAGTAGCTTCCATGTACCAGTTCCTGCTGCAGGTCTATGAATCGGACCGGCTCGATTTTTATATCCCCCACCGGTATAAGGAAGGTTATGGCGTTTCAAAAAATGGCATTGATTATGCGGCCGAAACTGGTGTCACCCTCATCATTTCACTGGATTGCGGTATAAAATCCACAGATTTAGTAGCTTATGCACTGGAACTTGGGATTGAATTTATTATTTGTGACCACCACCAGCCAGACCCGGTATTGCCGCCTGCTACAGCCATCCTGAATCCCAAACAACTGGATTGCCCTTATCCTTATAAGGAATTATGCGGATGTGGGGTGGGTTTTAAATTAATTACTGCACTTAGCCGGCATATCGGATTAAGTGATGAGTACTATTTATGCTACCTCGACCTGGTAGCGACTGCGATAGCCGCCGATATTGTGCCAGTAACAGGTGAAAACAGGGTGCTTTCCTATTTTGGATTAAAAAAAGTAAACGAACATCCGTCTCCGGGTATCAAGGCGCTTATAGACCTGGCCGGGTTAAGCGGACAGCCTTTACAGGCCAATAGCCTCATCTTTGTCATCGCTCCAAGGGTAAATGCAGCCGGCAGGATGGATGATGCCAAAATTGCGGTCCAGCTCTTCATTGAAAAAGACCCCGAAAAATTAAAAGGATTTGCCAACCTGTTGCATTCACATAACGATGACCGCAAAGAAGCTGACCTGCTGATCACTGAGGAAGCGTTGGCTATGATTATAGCCGACCAGCAATATACCGGCAGGAAATCAACCATGGTCTTCCAGCCGCACTGGCACAAAGGAGTTGTGGGTATTGTTGCTTCAAGGCTGATCGACAGGTATTACCGACCGACCATCGTACTTACCCAAAGCGGGGATATTGTGGCCGGTAGCGCCCGCAGTGTGGCCGGTTTTAATTTATATGAAGCCATCCATGCCTGCCGTGAGCACCTTATTGGTTATGGCGGTCATTTTGCTGCCGCAGGAATGACCCTGGAGCCTGAAAAAGTGGAAGCCTTCCGGTCAAAATTTGAGGAAGTGGTTTCAGCAAATATCACGGAAGAACAGCTGGTGCCCGAGTTACTGATAGATGCAGAAGTTCAATTCAGTGAATTAAAACCAGCATTCCACAACATTATCCGCCAGATGGAACCATTCGGGCCTGAAAACACCAAACCGCTATGGCTGGCAAGAAACGTACGCAACAATGGGTGGTCTCGGGTAGTGAAAGAGACACACATCAAATTCACCCTCATTCAGGGCAATATCACTTTTTCGGGAATCGGTTTTAACCTGGCGAAAAAATTCCCGTTGTTACAAAAAGACGCCCCGGTGGATATTGTTTTCACGCTTGAGGAAAATGATTGGAACGGCAACAAACAATTGCAGCTGAAAGTAGTGGATCTCCGGGCAGGCTGA
- the rpsF gene encoding 30S ribosomal protein S6 has translation MNNYELMVIFTPVLSEEDYKAAQKKFIDLVTANGGELVNTNPWGLKSLAYPIQKKTTGLYWVMDYKAPSDFNEKLKIQLLRDDNVLRHMFTVLDKYAVEYNAKKRSGVPTGTEKVEA, from the coding sequence ATGAACAACTACGAATTGATGGTGATTTTTACCCCTGTTCTGAGCGAAGAGGACTACAAAGCAGCTCAGAAAAAATTCATTGATTTAGTTACCGCAAACGGTGGCGAATTGGTGAACACTAATCCTTGGGGATTAAAATCACTGGCGTATCCCATCCAGAAAAAGACCACTGGTTTATACTGGGTGATGGATTACAAAGCGCCATCCGACTTCAATGAGAAGCTGAAGATCCAGCTTCTGCGTGACGACAATGTCCTGCGTCACATGTTCACTGTTCTCGACAAATACGCCGTCGAGTACAATGCTAAAAAGAGAAGTGGCGTACCAACCGGAACCGAAAAAGTGGAGGCTTAA